One Nostoc punctiforme PCC 73102 DNA window includes the following coding sequences:
- a CDS encoding opioid growth factor receptor-related protein, whose amino-acid sequence MIVPFYLGEQRDSEGRTIAEIWTWDFEELECVHDYIQWLFPLPERSAFNPDAPILDQEIIEVFQSNPYLRQNLLRSFTIMLQFYGLQRYESNDGKVIINQSEEYQNRKSEWVCIFNHNYLRITRILKCLMTLGLENEAQAFYECLQQIYHEDSNHIGSETFQYWTIAVKPNQAM is encoded by the coding sequence TCAGAAGGTCGAACAATTGCGGAAATATGGACTTGGGATTTTGAAGAATTGGAGTGCGTTCACGATTATATACAGTGGTTGTTTCCTTTGCCTGAGCGAAGTGCATTTAATCCTGATGCTCCCATTCTTGACCAGGAAATAATTGAAGTATTTCAAAGCAACCCATATCTACGTCAAAATTTGCTGCGTTCTTTCACAATTATGCTTCAGTTTTATGGGTTGCAACGCTACGAGAGTAATGACGGAAAAGTAATTATCAACCAGTCAGAAGAGTATCAGAACCGTAAAAGCGAATGGGTCTGTATATTCAACCATAATTATCTTCGGATAACCCGGATTTTAAAGTGCTTGATGACTTTAGGATTAGAGAATGAAGCTCAAGCATTTTATGAATGCTTGCAGCAAATTTACCATGAGGATAGTAATCATATTGGTTCTGAAACATTCCAGTATTGGACAATTGCAGTCAAACCGAATCAGGCAATGTGA
- a CDS encoding ABC transporter substrate-binding protein: protein MSKLLRYISIFLITACLLFACHSSAPTVLKHPPLKVMFGSFVGECPGIIAQKKGFFKAQGVNVEQIDIKLINKGYIKLKQANFNAGKYDGISLSLGSFIILSATNPDIQSVLIIDESTGADVVVAQSQIKTVAGLKGKKLGTNLGSFSEVFVTEMLKTANLTSDDVNLVKLEASEIPQYLKNNVIQAGHTWQPHLYEAMKLGGNILFTSKQTPGLVLDMIVFRGDTIRDRPEDIRAFVRGWLQAANYWKANVQEGNAIISKALKIPSNTLSLEGVNLTNLGENKRLFESSNPNSIYKTAKIYADFFIRSGNVTRIPELKSLFNSSFLNSAS from the coding sequence ATGTCCAAATTACTTAGATACATTAGCATTTTTCTGATTACAGCCTGTTTACTATTTGCTTGTCATTCTTCAGCACCAACTGTATTAAAACACCCTCCATTGAAAGTGATGTTTGGATCTTTTGTAGGCGAGTGTCCAGGCATTATTGCACAAAAAAAAGGATTCTTCAAAGCTCAAGGGGTAAATGTAGAACAGATAGATATAAAACTAATTAATAAAGGATATATAAAATTGAAACAAGCAAATTTCAATGCGGGAAAATATGATGGTATTTCATTATCTTTAGGAAGTTTTATAATTTTGAGTGCCACAAATCCTGATATACAAAGTGTGCTTATTATAGATGAATCAACAGGAGCAGATGTGGTAGTTGCCCAATCACAAATTAAAACCGTTGCTGGCTTGAAAGGGAAAAAGCTGGGTACAAATCTAGGCAGTTTTAGTGAAGTTTTTGTGACCGAGATGTTGAAAACTGCAAATTTAACCAGCGATGATGTGAACTTGGTTAAATTAGAGGCTTCAGAAATTCCTCAATATCTGAAAAATAATGTTATCCAAGCCGGACACACTTGGCAACCCCATCTTTATGAAGCTATGAAATTAGGGGGAAATATCTTATTTACCAGCAAACAAACCCCTGGCTTGGTTTTAGATATGATTGTCTTTCGCGGTGATACAATCCGCGATCGCCCCGAAGATATTCGTGCATTTGTACGAGGATGGCTGCAAGCTGCGAACTACTGGAAAGCAAATGTTCAAGAAGGAAACGCTATCATTAGCAAAGCGTTAAAAATTCCTAGCAATACACTCTCTCTGGAAGGAGTAAACCTAACTAATCTAGGTGAAAATAAAAGATTATTTGAATCTAGCAATCCTAACTCAATCTACAAAACTGCCAAGATATATGCAGACTTTTTCATTCGCTCTGGAAACGTGACACGCATTCCTGAGCTAAAAAGTTTGTTTAATTCTTCCTTTTTGAATTCTGCCTCCTAG